The following coding sequences are from one Seonamhaeicola sp. ML3 window:
- the alr gene encoding alanine racemase, whose protein sequence is MPKAQETVLEIDLKALKQNFEHLKSKLNKSTKFLAVVKAFGYGSDAVEIANYLQKLGADYFAVAYANEGVELRKAGITSPILVLHPIPANFKTIIEYCLEPNLYNAKVLKEFIASATQEKLNDYPVHIKFNTGLNRLGFGENDLNFIVSELKQTNAITVTSLFSHLAASEDLNEKEFTKNQIESFKAIAKTFINALGYKPMLHICNTSGILNYPEAHFDMVRSGIGMYGFGNSDKENKHLVPIASLKTIISQIHTIEKGESVGYNRAFVSDGSYKTATLPIGHADGIGRQYGNGKGFVIINETRAPIMGNVCMDMIMVNITNIDCKEGDEVIIFNSGLTAEHLAQSANTISYELITGISQRVKRIFLQ, encoded by the coding sequence ATGCCTAAAGCGCAAGAAACTGTATTAGAAATTGATTTAAAAGCACTTAAGCAGAATTTTGAGCATTTAAAATCAAAACTCAACAAGTCTACCAAGTTTTTAGCGGTTGTAAAAGCCTTTGGGTATGGCAGCGATGCTGTAGAAATAGCCAATTATCTTCAAAAATTAGGAGCAGATTACTTTGCTGTGGCTTATGCCAACGAGGGTGTGGAATTACGTAAAGCGGGTATAACAAGCCCTATTTTAGTGCTGCATCCTATTCCTGCAAACTTCAAGACAATTATTGAATACTGTTTAGAACCCAACCTATACAATGCCAAAGTTTTAAAAGAGTTTATAGCATCTGCAACCCAAGAAAAACTTAATGATTATCCTGTTCATATAAAATTCAATACAGGTTTAAATCGCTTGGGTTTTGGAGAAAATGACTTAAATTTTATTGTTTCAGAATTAAAGCAAACCAATGCCATAACTGTAACGTCTTTATTTTCTCATCTGGCTGCCAGTGAAGATTTAAACGAAAAGGAATTTACCAAAAATCAAATTGAATCTTTTAAAGCCATTGCCAAAACGTTTATTAATGCTCTGGGTTATAAGCCCATGCTTCATATATGCAATACCTCGGGAATTTTAAATTATCCCGAAGCTCATTTCGATATGGTGAGAAGCGGTATTGGTATGTATGGCTTTGGAAACTCCGACAAAGAGAATAAACATTTAGTACCCATTGCTTCATTAAAAACCATCATTTCGCAAATTCATACCATTGAAAAAGGGGAATCTGTAGGGTATAATAGAGCGTTTGTTAGTGATGGCAGCTATAAAACCGCAACTTTACCTATTGGGCATGCCGATGGTATTGGACGGCAATACGGCAATGGAAAGGGATTTGTAATTATAAATGAAACTCGTGCGCCAATTATGGGCAATGTCTGTATGGATATGATTATGGTGAACATTACCAATATTGATTGCAAAGAGGGCGACGAGGTTATCATCTTCAATTCTGGCCTAACTGCAGAGCATTTAGCGCAATCTGCCAATACTATTTCTTACGAGCTCATTACTGGAATATCACAACGCGTTAAACGTATCTTTTTACAATAG
- the mscL gene encoding large-conductance mechanosensitive channel protein MscL — protein MLKEFKEFAMKGNLVDIAVGFVMGAAFKQVVTSFTGGIVSPLIGLIFNADFKALKYKLKDGTVNDAGETVGEVFLEYGTFLTHVIDFIIVAFVMFLMVKGINKMKKKEEPAPEPAPAGPTQEELLSEIRDLLKK, from the coding sequence ATGTTAAAAGAGTTTAAAGAATTTGCAATGAAGGGCAACCTTGTAGACATTGCAGTAGGTTTTGTTATGGGTGCTGCTTTTAAGCAAGTGGTAACCTCATTTACCGGAGGTATTGTATCTCCATTAATTGGATTGATTTTCAATGCAGATTTCAAAGCATTAAAATACAAACTCAAAGATGGTACAGTGAACGACGCAGGTGAAACCGTAGGAGAAGTTTTCTTAGAGTATGGAACATTTTTAACTCATGTTATCGATTTTATCATTGTGGCTTTTGTTATGTTCCTAATGGTGAAAGGCATCAATAAAATGAAGAAGAAAGAAGAGCCGGCTCCAGAACCAGCTCCTGCAGGACCAACTCAAGAAGAATTGCTTTCTGAGATTAGAGATTTATTGAAAAAATAA